In Nitrosococcus oceani ATCC 19707, the following proteins share a genomic window:
- a CDS encoding alpha-ketoacid dehydrogenase subunit beta: MPEITLVEAVNLSLAHEMNTDERVLVLGEDVGINGGVFRATAGLQARFGEERVFDTPLAEGLIAGMSIGLATQGLKPVAEIQFMGFIYPVIDQLISHASRLRNRTRGRLTCPMVLRAPYGGGIHAPEHHSESTEALFAHIPGLRVVIPSSPARAYGLLLAAIRDPDPVVFLEPKRIYRLVKQEVADDGEALPLDVCFVLRDGTDVTLVAWGAMLHETLAAAEKLAQEEISAEVIDVATLKPLDMETILESVTKTGRCVIVHEAARACGVGAEIAAQLAEQGLLNLLAPVQRVTGYDTIMPLFRLEKQYLPDTDTIVAAAKKTLEFA; the protein is encoded by the coding sequence ATGCCTGAAATCACCTTAGTGGAGGCGGTCAACCTGTCCTTGGCCCATGAAATGAACACCGATGAACGCGTCCTAGTCCTTGGGGAAGATGTGGGAATCAATGGTGGTGTATTCCGCGCCACGGCAGGTCTTCAGGCCCGCTTTGGCGAAGAGCGGGTGTTCGATACGCCCTTGGCTGAAGGTCTTATTGCGGGAATGTCCATCGGTCTTGCAACCCAGGGGCTCAAACCCGTGGCCGAAATCCAATTCATGGGGTTTATCTATCCTGTCATCGATCAGCTCATCAGCCATGCCTCCCGGCTCCGCAACCGCACCCGCGGCCGCTTGACCTGTCCCATGGTCCTCCGTGCCCCCTATGGCGGAGGTATCCATGCCCCGGAACACCACTCCGAGAGCACGGAAGCCCTGTTTGCCCATATTCCCGGGCTGCGGGTGGTCATCCCCTCCTCTCCAGCCCGCGCCTACGGCCTGCTTCTGGCCGCTATTCGCGATCCCGATCCGGTGGTTTTTTTGGAGCCTAAGCGGATTTACCGGCTGGTCAAGCAGGAGGTGGCCGACGATGGAGAGGCCCTGCCCCTGGATGTGTGTTTTGTCCTACGGGATGGCACGGATGTCACTCTCGTGGCCTGGGGAGCCATGCTACATGAAACCCTCGCCGCCGCTGAAAAGCTGGCCCAGGAGGAGATCAGCGCTGAAGTCATTGATGTAGCCACCCTAAAACCCCTCGATATGGAGACGATTTTAGAATCGGTGACCAAAACCGGCCGCTGTGTGATTGTCCACGAAGCGGCGCGGGCTTGTGGTGTCGGCGCCGAAATCGCCGCCCAGCTAGCCGAACAGGGCCTGCTTAATCTGCTGGCGCCGGTCCAGCGGGTCACCGGCTATGACACTATCATGCCCCTGTTCCGGCTGGAGAAGCAGTACTTACCCGATACCGACACTATCGTGGCAGCAGCTAAAAAAACCCTGGAGTTCGCATGA
- a CDS encoding dihydrolipoamide acetyltransferase family protein: protein MNRIFKLPDLGEGLTEAEIVEWHVKIGDEIQVDQPLVAVETAKAIVDIPSPHQGRIGKLYGETGDFIQVDDPLVEFETKGAQPPPERREDTGTVVGKVEAGKEIVRETATRVGQAPAGIKATPAVRALAHRLDVDLSIVTPTGADSMITAADIQRVAKILAEVGPLEPLRGVRRAMARTMASAHGEVVPVTVNDDADIQAWRPEEDITLRLIRAIVTACQAEPALNAWYDSHAIGRRVLKKIDLGIAVDTSDGLFVPVLRDAGSRDPHDLRQGLNAIKQGVRERKLPPEELRGYTFTLSNFGPFGGRYANPVVVPPTVAILGAGRTREAVVPIQGKLEIHRLLPLSLTFDHRAVTGGEAARFLMVAIEDLEKTS from the coding sequence ATGAACCGTATCTTTAAGCTTCCCGATTTGGGAGAAGGATTAACCGAGGCCGAAATTGTCGAATGGCATGTAAAAATCGGCGATGAAATCCAAGTGGACCAGCCCTTAGTGGCGGTTGAAACCGCCAAGGCCATTGTGGACATTCCCAGTCCTCATCAAGGCCGTATCGGCAAATTGTATGGAGAAACTGGCGATTTCATCCAGGTGGACGATCCGTTGGTGGAATTCGAAACCAAAGGCGCTCAGCCCCCACCTGAAAGACGGGAGGATACGGGCACCGTGGTAGGTAAGGTAGAGGCTGGCAAAGAGATAGTCAGGGAAACCGCCACCCGGGTAGGACAAGCACCCGCGGGGATTAAAGCCACTCCCGCCGTGCGCGCCCTCGCTCACCGCCTGGACGTAGACCTCTCCATTGTTACACCCACCGGTGCTGATAGCATGATTACGGCCGCGGACATCCAGCGGGTCGCGAAAATATTGGCCGAGGTGGGTCCGCTGGAACCCTTGCGCGGCGTTCGCCGGGCCATGGCCCGAACCATGGCCAGCGCCCATGGGGAAGTCGTCCCGGTCACCGTCAACGACGATGCGGATATACAGGCTTGGCGCCCGGAAGAAGACATTACCCTGCGCCTCATCCGCGCTATCGTTACTGCTTGCCAAGCGGAACCTGCCCTGAATGCCTGGTATGACAGTCATGCTATTGGGCGGCGGGTGCTCAAGAAAATTGATCTCGGTATCGCGGTGGATACCTCCGACGGGCTTTTCGTGCCAGTTCTGCGGGATGCGGGCAGCCGTGATCCCCACGATCTCCGCCAAGGGCTTAATGCCATTAAACAAGGAGTCAGGGAACGCAAGCTCCCGCCGGAAGAATTACGGGGCTATACCTTTACGCTTTCCAACTTTGGCCCCTTTGGCGGGCGCTATGCTAATCCCGTGGTGGTCCCCCCCACTGTCGCCATCCTCGGTGCTGGCCGCACCCGGGAGGCAGTAGTGCCTATCCAGGGTAAACTGGAAATACACCGCCTCCTGCCCTTGTCATTGACCTTCGATCATCGGGCAGTGACAGGAGGTGAAGCGGCCCGCTTTCTCATGGTGGCCATTGAGGATTTAGAAAAAACCAGTTAA
- the hppD gene encoding 4-hydroxyphenylpyruvate dioxygenase translates to MFTLPENPMGTDGFEFIEFTAPDTAALAHLFEQMGFAVLARHRHKEVTVYRQGDINFIINHEPDSFAQAFSRVHGPSVCAFAIRVKDAAAAFKRAVGLGAEPFHVPLGPMELNIPAILGIGRSIIYFVDRYGEHSIYDVDFMPVPGESRHPQGVGLTHIDHLTHNVPEGRMDHWAHFYEHLFNFKEIRYFDIHGKATGLKSRAMTSPCGKIRIPINEPSDRHSQIQEYLEAYHGEGIQHIALATEDIYQTVETLRRNGVEFMGVPDAYYEGVEARLPEHGEDLARLSQNRILIDGAPQQGEGLLLQLFTQALIGPIFFEIIQRKGNQGFGEGNFQALFEAIEQDQITRGVL, encoded by the coding sequence ATGTTCACATTGCCTGAGAACCCCATGGGTACCGACGGCTTTGAATTCATAGAATTCACGGCGCCGGATACTGCTGCCTTAGCCCATTTATTTGAGCAGATGGGTTTTGCGGTGCTGGCCAGGCATCGCCACAAAGAGGTCACTGTTTATCGGCAAGGAGACATTAATTTTATTATCAACCATGAGCCTGACAGCTTTGCCCAGGCATTTTCCCGGGTCCACGGGCCGTCAGTGTGTGCCTTTGCCATCCGGGTTAAGGATGCCGCCGCCGCTTTTAAACGCGCGGTGGGATTAGGCGCTGAGCCATTTCATGTTCCGCTCGGTCCTATGGAACTGAATATCCCGGCAATTTTAGGCATTGGGCGGAGTATCATTTATTTTGTTGACCGCTATGGTGAACATTCTATCTATGACGTGGATTTCATGCCTGTTCCCGGCGAGTCAAGGCATCCCCAGGGGGTAGGACTCACCCATATTGATCACCTGACTCATAATGTTCCCGAAGGCCGGATGGACCATTGGGCGCATTTCTACGAGCACCTATTTAACTTTAAGGAAATTCGCTATTTTGATATCCATGGCAAGGCCACGGGTCTTAAGTCCCGGGCGATGACCAGCCCCTGCGGTAAGATTCGCATTCCCATCAATGAGCCTTCGGACAGGCACTCTCAGATACAAGAGTATTTAGAAGCCTATCATGGGGAAGGCATTCAGCATATTGCTTTAGCGACGGAGGATATTTATCAGACGGTGGAAACTCTCCGCCGCAATGGCGTTGAGTTCATGGGGGTACCCGATGCTTATTATGAAGGTGTGGAGGCACGCTTGCCTGAGCATGGTGAAGATTTAGCCAGGCTGTCTCAGAATCGTATTTTGATTGATGGGGCGCCGCAACAAGGAGAGGGTTTATTATTGCAACTGTTTACCCAGGCTCTGATTGGCCCTATTTTTTTTGAAATTATTCAACGTAAAGGTAATCAGGGTTTTGGCGAAGGTAATTTTCAAGCCCTGTTTGAGGCTATCGAGCAGGATCAGATAACGCGAGGGGTGCTTTGA
- a CDS encoding DUF2269 family protein, with translation MPGTLLLLASGTWMTIKFSGGWKFVEIPWLLRMILLFAFEFIEGNTITRLYFMRLRRVIKDALQKGRITPELENVRGQGIPIFTHFLDLPILFLIVAFGTIKPTDWTLFIAGTVIAIVFATALTLYLPSYTHGVVLPSETPNKAMNASSRRKNYGAIPLRFPTLAPLAGAMLIPCWFRPLSPSSVLAALRGRGSAYPG, from the coding sequence GTGCCAGGAACCCTGCTTTTGTTGGCTTCAGGAACGTGGATGACCATTAAATTCTCTGGTGGTTGGAAGTTTGTCGAAATTCCCTGGTTACTCAGAATGATATTACTTTTCGCCTTTGAGTTTATTGAGGGTAACACAATAACTCGTCTGTATTTTATGCGACTGCGGCGAGTCATTAAGGATGCGTTGCAGAAGGGCAGGATCACGCCAGAGCTGGAGAACGTTCGAGGACAAGGCATTCCAATATTTACTCATTTTCTCGACCTACCTATTTTATTTTTGATAGTCGCGTTTGGCACTATCAAGCCGACAGATTGGACATTATTCATTGCCGGCACCGTCATAGCAATTGTCTTCGCTACAGCGTTGACGCTATATCTCCCCAGTTATACCCATGGGGTAGTACTACCGAGCGAGACCCCTAACAAAGCAATGAACGCAAGCTCCCGCCGGAAGAATTACGGGGCTATACCTTTACGCTTTCCAACTTTGGCCCCTTTGGCGGGCGCTATGCTAATCCCGTGCTGGTTCCGCCCACTGTCGCCATCCTCGGTACTGGCCGCACTCAGGGGGCGGGGTAGTGCCTATCCAGGGTAA
- a CDS encoding Leu/Phe/Val dehydrogenase, translated as MATSNLLETPRSGHPSPEDEFDFFQQAATLGFGDVHFRLDSTTRLQAVVAIHNTRLGPAFGGCRCIPYATTKTATEDAMRLARGMSYKNALAGLPYGGGKAVLIRPPLMNDRVAYFEVFGEFVESLGGRYITAVDSGTSVADMDCVARRTLHVLCTSRQRGGSGDPSPYTALGVRLGIQAAVAHRLKRSDVEGIHVAIQGAGHVGYHLAKELHKLGAQLSICDVNEKAAQRCADEFNAYIVPPAAIYDLPCQVFAPCALGGIIHDKTLPRLQASIIAGSANNQLLESRHGKILQERGILYAPDYVINAGGAIHAVTEEESELKAKINNIYSTLIEIFQRADSSRQTTNEIADRMAEEILYGSHSIPQKTHYT; from the coding sequence ATGGCTACATCTAATCTCCTTGAAACTCCCCGATCCGGTCATCCAAGCCCAGAGGATGAATTTGATTTTTTCCAACAGGCCGCAACGCTCGGTTTTGGCGATGTCCATTTTCGCCTCGACTCCACGACCCGTCTCCAAGCCGTGGTGGCCATTCACAATACCCGGTTAGGACCCGCTTTTGGGGGCTGTCGTTGTATCCCCTATGCCACTACCAAAACGGCCACTGAAGACGCAATGCGGCTAGCCCGGGGAATGAGCTATAAAAATGCCCTGGCCGGTCTCCCTTATGGGGGAGGGAAAGCAGTCCTCATACGGCCACCCTTGATGAATGATCGCGTGGCCTATTTCGAAGTCTTTGGCGAGTTTGTGGAAAGCCTGGGGGGACGCTACATCACCGCTGTCGATAGCGGTACTTCGGTGGCAGATATGGATTGTGTGGCGCGGCGTACTCTCCACGTACTTTGCACCTCAAGACAACGGGGAGGCAGCGGCGATCCCTCGCCCTATACCGCCCTTGGCGTTCGCCTTGGCATTCAAGCCGCTGTGGCCCATCGACTGAAGCGCTCCGATGTGGAGGGTATCCATGTGGCCATCCAAGGCGCGGGCCACGTGGGCTATCATTTGGCTAAAGAACTTCATAAGCTGGGCGCACAATTGAGCATTTGCGATGTTAATGAAAAAGCGGCCCAACGTTGCGCCGATGAATTTAATGCCTACATAGTGCCGCCGGCAGCAATCTATGATTTACCTTGCCAGGTATTTGCCCCTTGCGCGTTGGGCGGCATTATTCATGATAAAACGCTACCGCGGCTGCAAGCATCAATTATTGCCGGCTCAGCGAACAATCAGTTGCTCGAATCCCGACATGGAAAAATTCTTCAGGAACGAGGAATACTGTACGCTCCCGATTATGTCATTAATGCCGGTGGCGCCATCCATGCCGTAACGGAAGAAGAATCCGAATTAAAGGCAAAGATAAACAATATTTACTCTACCCTGATAGAGATTTTTCAACGGGCAGACAGTAGCCGCCAAACCACCAACGAGATTGCGGATCGTATGGCGGAAGAAATTCTTTATGGAAGCCATTCAATCCCCCAAAAAACCCACTATACTTAA
- a CDS encoding amphi-Trp domain-containing protein: protein MKPDRDLEKTYPTKDFIAKLRRLADCLETGKQFEIQIAGERIYVPVGATYNIEHEREGGAEEIEFQIKWKA from the coding sequence ATGAAACCAGATAGAGACCTAGAAAAGACCTACCCCACCAAAGATTTTATTGCAAAGCTACGCCGCTTGGCTGATTGCCTGGAAACTGGAAAGCAATTCGAGATTCAGATTGCGGGTGAGAGAATCTATGTGCCGGTGGGCGCTACCTATAACATTGAGCATGAGCGTGAGGGTGGCGCCGAGGAGATCGAATTTCAAATCAAGTGGAAAGCCTAA
- a CDS encoding DUF2269 family protein — MIYTLLKFAHILGAIIIGAGLIGVWVADLRSRQLRELNAFSEAVAKYRGILRWCHCARNPAFVGFRNVDDH; from the coding sequence ATGATCTACACCCTACTTAAATTCGCACACATTTTGGGCGCGATTATAATCGGGGCCGGTCTCATCGGAGTATGGGTAGCCGATCTAAGGTCACGCCAGCTTCGGGAACTTAACGCATTTTCTGAAGCCGTCGCGAAATATCGCGGTATTCTACGATGGTGCCATTGTGCCAGGAACCCTGCTTTTGTTGGCTTCAGGAACGTGGATGACCATTAA
- a CDS encoding TonB-dependent receptor yields MWRIQGWCSGGCFLGLAIISQPVFPQQVDLEQAGADESPTARLEEVVVTATRSAESIAAIPGAVRVITRQQIEQQMNLSRDLGDMLGKLIPGMGVSSQTGSNEAQTLRGRKVLVLIDGVPQNTTRDVSRNLSTIHPSAIERIEVVPGATAIYGQSAAGGVINILTKVPGKGPMELTTDTNFNFSLSHPGSSYGGFVNQGISGQKGAFDYLLNGTFEHVGGFFDAEGDRIPPDPHGQQSLDDSNNYNIFGKFGFNFYQQRLQFEINHFKESQDTDFISDPAVKAFPPGTKKARALKGLVLDDQRGTENTLLSLDYHHADLFGNRVHAQFYHQDFLTRFGPFGPFASIGNQIGQSRLESERFGARLEIETFLPKLAFVTPTLLWGADYFDEETSQPLAIFDQETVQESNGLVFEKIDEQLWVPALKPRNLGLFAQLEADVTERLILRGGVRYQRIWFEVPTFTVLADGRSIQGDTLNFDETLFNAGAVFYLTNALNVFANFSQGFSTADIGLFLRFPPQEFTTLEDQRLEAQKVDNYEVGLRGDWRTLQFSLTGFYNESDLGTRSAGFGLPVVRAPERIYGFDATVDIQPMDRLRLGAAASWVEGESRQDTDGDGVGDGAYQALNGFRIPPVKIFGYIEFDTVPRWQWRNRVQVLYSGDRERAFEDLGPMAFGGRKVESFTTVDLISTLQLGPGTLKLGVENLLNNQYFTPVSQMLRNRNNTSYAAARGAVFNIGYSVAY; encoded by the coding sequence ATGTGGCGGATTCAAGGTTGGTGTAGTGGGGGGTGTTTTCTTGGTTTGGCGATTATCTCACAGCCTGTTTTCCCCCAGCAAGTTGATTTAGAGCAAGCTGGAGCGGACGAATCCCCTACTGCCCGGTTAGAAGAAGTAGTGGTGACGGCAACCCGCAGTGCGGAGTCCATCGCGGCGATTCCCGGCGCGGTAAGGGTGATAACCCGTCAACAGATCGAACAGCAGATGAATTTATCCCGAGATCTTGGCGATATGTTGGGTAAATTGATTCCTGGTATGGGTGTTTCTAGCCAGACGGGAAGTAATGAAGCACAGACATTACGAGGACGTAAAGTTCTTGTGCTAATTGATGGCGTGCCTCAGAATACTACCCGGGATGTATCCCGTAACCTTTCCACCATCCATCCTTCAGCTATTGAACGTATTGAAGTCGTTCCCGGCGCTACGGCTATTTATGGCCAGAGCGCGGCTGGCGGCGTTATTAATATCCTTACTAAGGTGCCTGGTAAGGGTCCTATGGAATTGACGACCGACACCAATTTTAACTTTTCCTTGAGTCATCCTGGCAGTAGTTATGGTGGCTTTGTTAATCAAGGGATTTCTGGTCAGAAGGGTGCCTTCGATTATTTACTCAATGGCACTTTTGAGCACGTCGGTGGTTTTTTTGACGCCGAGGGTGACCGAATTCCTCCTGATCCCCATGGGCAACAGTCACTAGATGATTCTAATAATTATAATATTTTCGGAAAATTTGGTTTCAATTTCTATCAGCAACGCTTGCAATTTGAAATTAATCACTTTAAAGAATCCCAGGATACTGATTTTATCTCAGATCCTGCGGTGAAGGCTTTTCCCCCGGGGACTAAGAAGGCTCGCGCTTTAAAAGGCTTGGTTTTAGATGATCAGCGGGGGACGGAGAATACGCTGCTTAGTTTAGATTATCACCATGCCGATTTATTTGGAAATCGCGTTCATGCTCAGTTTTACCACCAGGATTTCTTGACCCGTTTTGGTCCTTTTGGTCCCTTTGCAAGTATTGGCAACCAGATAGGGCAATCTCGGTTAGAGTCTGAAAGATTTGGCGCGCGCCTGGAAATTGAGACTTTTTTGCCTAAGCTGGCTTTTGTCACACCTACCCTGTTGTGGGGCGCAGATTATTTCGATGAAGAAACTTCCCAGCCTCTTGCTATCTTCGATCAGGAGACTGTTCAAGAAAGCAATGGGTTGGTTTTTGAAAAAATTGATGAGCAACTCTGGGTGCCTGCTCTTAAACCCCGTAATTTAGGTCTTTTTGCTCAATTGGAAGCAGATGTTACAGAACGTTTAATCCTGCGAGGGGGCGTGCGTTATCAACGAATTTGGTTCGAGGTTCCCACTTTTACTGTCCTTGCTGATGGTAGATCAATCCAAGGAGATACCCTAAATTTTGATGAAACCCTCTTTAATGCGGGGGCGGTATTTTATCTCACCAATGCGCTCAATGTGTTTGCAAATTTTTCCCAAGGATTCTCCACAGCGGATATTGGTCTATTTTTACGTTTTCCGCCCCAGGAATTCACGACCTTAGAAGATCAACGCCTGGAAGCCCAAAAGGTGGATAACTATGAAGTTGGCCTGCGGGGGGATTGGCGCACTTTGCAGTTCAGTCTCACCGGTTTTTATAACGAGTCCGATTTGGGAACCCGTTCTGCGGGGTTTGGTTTGCCGGTAGTTCGGGCGCCAGAGCGCATTTACGGCTTTGATGCCACTGTGGATATCCAACCCATGGATCGGCTGCGGTTAGGGGCGGCTGCCAGCTGGGTTGAAGGGGAGAGTAGGCAAGATACTGATGGTGACGGGGTAGGCGATGGCGCTTACCAGGCTCTTAACGGCTTCCGGATTCCGCCGGTGAAAATTTTTGGCTATATCGAGTTTGATACGGTGCCAAGATGGCAGTGGCGGAACCGGGTTCAGGTACTATACTCTGGTGACCGGGAGCGGGCATTTGAAGATTTGGGCCCTATGGCGTTTGGCGGCAGGAAAGTAGAATCTTTTACCACGGTAGATTTGATCAGCACCCTGCAATTGGGACCAGGCACTTTAAAATTGGGGGTCGAGAATTTATTGAACAACCAATACTTCACACCGGTTTCCCAAATGCTACGAAACCGCAATAATACGAGCTATGCTGCTGCCCGGGGTGCTGTTTTTAACATTGGTTATTCCGTGGCTTACTAA
- the pdhA gene encoding pyruvate dehydrogenase (acetyl-transferring) E1 component subunit alpha yields the protein MSKVAYFEVHYTQCLNENAEVIGVLPSFAHDPQNLIPLYRTMTLTRLFDKKAVSLQRTGQLGTYASSLGQEAISVAIGHVMSADDVLLTTYREYGAQLQRGVTMTELLLYWGGDERGMAYQDCRHDFPISVPVASQVPHAVGVAYAMKLRREPRVAVCVLGDGATSKGDFYEAMNAAGLWRLPVVFVINNNGWAISVPLAAQTRTQTLAQKAIAAGIPGEQVDGNDVIALRTRMENAIEKARRGEGPCLIEALTYRLCDHTTADDASRYREQAEVEARWRLDPIQRLRTYLTQAGAWDEEQEQSLQTELTQQVEEAVQKYLDTPPQPPESMFDDLYESLPSAPREQRQTAIARGKSHA from the coding sequence TTGAGTAAGGTCGCCTATTTCGAAGTCCATTACACTCAATGTCTTAATGAAAACGCCGAAGTTATCGGCGTCCTTCCCTCTTTCGCCCACGACCCCCAGAACCTGATCCCCCTCTATCGGACCATGACCCTGACCCGCCTCTTTGACAAGAAAGCGGTCTCATTACAACGGACGGGGCAACTCGGAACCTACGCTTCCTCACTGGGACAAGAGGCCATCTCCGTGGCCATTGGCCATGTTATGAGCGCCGATGATGTGCTCCTAACGACCTATCGGGAATACGGCGCCCAATTGCAGCGGGGCGTCACCATGACCGAGCTTCTCCTTTATTGGGGCGGCGATGAACGGGGCATGGCCTACCAGGACTGCCGCCATGATTTCCCGATTTCCGTTCCGGTGGCAAGCCAAGTGCCCCATGCGGTGGGAGTCGCCTATGCCATGAAACTACGGCGCGAGCCGCGGGTGGCGGTATGCGTACTAGGGGATGGGGCTACCTCGAAAGGAGATTTCTACGAAGCCATGAATGCCGCTGGCCTCTGGCGGCTGCCGGTCGTATTTGTCATTAACAATAATGGTTGGGCCATCTCGGTCCCCTTGGCGGCCCAAACCCGGACCCAGACCCTGGCCCAAAAAGCCATTGCCGCTGGTATTCCCGGCGAGCAGGTGGATGGCAATGATGTCATCGCCTTGCGGACGCGCATGGAAAACGCCATCGAAAAAGCCCGCCGTGGCGAGGGACCCTGCCTCATTGAAGCGCTGACTTACCGCCTTTGTGATCACACCACCGCCGATGATGCCAGCCGCTACCGGGAACAGGCAGAGGTGGAGGCCCGCTGGCGCCTCGATCCCATTCAACGGCTGCGGACTTATCTCACGCAAGCCGGCGCCTGGGACGAGGAACAGGAACAAAGCCTCCAAACGGAACTGACCCAGCAGGTAGAGGAAGCTGTCCAAAAATATTTGGACACCCCCCCTCAACCCCCGGAAAGCATGTTTGATGATCTCTACGAGAGCTTACCCTCTGCCCCGCGGGAGCAGCGTCAGACAGCTATCGCCAGGGGGAAATCCCATGCCTGA
- a CDS encoding homogentisate 1,2-dioxygenase translates to MSHWITLPRMEGITSRQAHADLPSDSYERELGKEGFYGPSTQMYHRHPPTGWVEVEGPLRPRAFDTTRLKSYQASPWEAFPLFSNEHLQWRFWRTKGSMDHLARNADGDELLFIHEGDGDLYCDYGHLAFQEGDYILLPRGTLWRVETEKPLGVLLLEATGDSYRLPDKGIAGSHAVFDPAVLDTPTINEHFLAQQTESEWRVVVKRRDVLSTIIYPFNPLDAVGWHGTLLPVRLNWRDIRPIMSHRYHIPPSVHTTFTTSRFVVCTFCPRPMESDPGALKVPFFHNNDDYDEVIFYHKGEFFSRDNIHPGMMTLHPSGITHGPHPKAFAAGKKALHKETNEVAVMVDARDALAVAEFPSGVEWVGYVDSWK, encoded by the coding sequence ATGAGCCATTGGATCACTTTACCGCGGATGGAGGGGATCACATCCAGGCAGGCCCATGCTGATCTTCCGTCTGATAGCTATGAACGGGAGTTGGGCAAGGAGGGCTTCTATGGTCCCTCAACCCAAATGTATCACCGGCACCCGCCGACGGGTTGGGTGGAGGTAGAAGGCCCCTTGCGGCCGCGAGCTTTTGATACGACCCGGCTTAAATCCTATCAGGCCTCCCCCTGGGAGGCTTTTCCTCTCTTTAGCAATGAGCATTTGCAATGGCGTTTTTGGAGGACAAAGGGTTCCATGGACCATTTGGCGCGTAACGCCGATGGGGATGAGCTGTTATTTATCCATGAAGGCGACGGGGACTTATATTGCGACTATGGTCATTTAGCGTTCCAGGAAGGGGATTATATACTTCTACCCCGGGGGACTCTGTGGCGGGTAGAAACCGAGAAGCCCCTGGGTGTGCTCTTGCTGGAGGCAACGGGAGATAGTTATCGGCTTCCTGACAAAGGGATTGCGGGCAGTCATGCCGTCTTTGACCCGGCGGTGCTGGATACCCCTACTATTAATGAACATTTCTTGGCTCAACAGACGGAAAGCGAATGGCGGGTTGTGGTCAAGCGGCGGGATGTTTTGAGTACTATCATTTATCCGTTCAATCCTCTGGATGCGGTGGGTTGGCATGGAACTTTGCTTCCGGTGCGGCTTAATTGGCGGGACATCCGACCTATCATGAGTCATCGTTATCATATTCCGCCCTCGGTCCACACCACCTTTACCACCAGCCGGTTTGTGGTCTGTACTTTCTGTCCTCGCCCTATGGAAAGCGACCCCGGGGCTTTAAAGGTGCCTTTTTTCCATAACAATGATGATTATGATGAGGTTATTTTCTACCATAAGGGGGAGTTCTTCTCCCGGGATAATATCCACCCGGGTATGATGACCTTGCATCCTAGCGGTATCACCCACGGCCCCCATCCCAAGGCTTTTGCAGCAGGAAAGAAGGCGCTCCATAAAGAAACCAATGAAGTTGCGGTTATGGTGGATGCCCGGGACGCTTTGGCGGTGGCGGAATTTCCCTCCGGGGTGGAGTGGGTTGGTTATGTGGATTCCTGGAAATGA